One window of the Spirochaetota bacterium genome contains the following:
- the uvrC gene encoding excinuclease ABC subunit UvrC, with product MTGTDHLKTVVAGLPADPGVYIMKDDAGTIIYIGKASSLKKRVSSYFQKRDLDIKTRILVKIVRDIEYIVTDSEVEALILESSLIKKHRPKFNIQKKDDKRYPYIAITLDEEYPRVIFTRTVKKNGTRYFGPYTDANAARGTVALINAIFKLKLCTRDLPLKKNERPCMNYQINKCSGVCRGEMTREEYRTIVDNAVRFLEGSTGPVLKSLGEMMKDYSSRQRYEKASEIRDMIFDIQKLSETQKVHTAIGADQDYIGVSKFGNEGIVILFEFRSGALLGRKISVFDNAEYADPEEIISSFILGYYRDTEAPQRIITERQIADREILQKHLTDRAKRKVAIVPPETPDDHGIMRLIHKNIDLIAADRFAEKENRNTLAAMEEIQEALAMEALPRTMECFDISNLQGTDAVASMVSFRDGLPDKKGYRRYKIRGYGSADDPGMIHEVVARRIQYLVNEELSLPDLMIIDGGPTQLTRAREAAANFSAAIRIISLAKRFEEIYTDPAAEPVRLPLTSPALKMLQNIRDEAHRFAITYHRKLRDRKTTRSMLDDADIGTKAKKLLLEHFKSMEDIRAATMDELKSVPGIGAKTAEKIHRFFH from the coding sequence ATGACCGGAACTGATCACCTCAAGACCGTCGTCGCCGGGCTCCCGGCGGATCCCGGCGTGTATATCATGAAAGACGACGCCGGGACCATTATCTATATCGGCAAGGCCTCCTCCCTCAAAAAAAGGGTGTCCTCCTATTTCCAGAAGCGGGACCTCGACATCAAGACGCGCATCCTGGTGAAGATCGTCAGGGACATCGAGTACATCGTCACCGACTCCGAAGTGGAGGCCCTGATCCTCGAAAGCAGCCTGATCAAAAAGCACCGGCCCAAGTTCAACATCCAGAAGAAGGACGACAAGCGGTACCCCTACATCGCCATCACCCTCGACGAGGAGTATCCGAGGGTCATCTTCACCCGCACGGTGAAAAAGAACGGCACCAGGTACTTCGGCCCCTACACTGACGCCAACGCCGCACGCGGCACCGTGGCCCTCATCAACGCCATATTCAAGCTGAAGCTCTGCACCAGGGACCTTCCCCTGAAAAAAAACGAGCGGCCCTGCATGAACTACCAGATCAACAAGTGCAGCGGCGTGTGCCGCGGCGAAATGACCCGCGAGGAATACCGGACCATAGTGGACAACGCGGTCAGGTTCCTCGAGGGAAGCACCGGGCCGGTGCTGAAAAGCCTCGGGGAGATGATGAAGGACTACTCGTCTCGGCAGAGATATGAAAAGGCGTCGGAAATACGGGACATGATCTTCGACATCCAGAAGCTCTCGGAGACTCAGAAGGTCCACACCGCCATAGGAGCTGACCAGGATTACATCGGCGTATCCAAGTTCGGGAACGAGGGGATCGTCATCCTCTTCGAGTTCCGGAGCGGCGCCCTCCTGGGGAGGAAGATATCGGTCTTCGACAACGCGGAGTACGCCGACCCGGAGGAGATCATCAGCTCCTTCATTCTCGGCTATTACCGGGACACGGAGGCTCCGCAGCGGATCATAACGGAGCGGCAGATCGCGGACCGGGAAATTCTGCAGAAGCACCTGACAGACCGGGCGAAGCGCAAGGTCGCGATCGTCCCGCCCGAAACCCCCGATGACCACGGCATCATGCGCCTCATACACAAGAACATAGACCTCATCGCGGCGGATCGCTTCGCAGAAAAAGAGAACAGGAACACCCTCGCGGCCATGGAGGAGATCCAGGAGGCCCTGGCCATGGAAGCCCTCCCCCGCACCATGGAGTGCTTCGACATATCCAACCTCCAGGGGACCGACGCGGTGGCGTCCATGGTGTCCTTCCGGGACGGCCTGCCCGACAAGAAGGGATACCGGCGCTACAAGATCAGGGGATACGGATCGGCCGACGACCCCGGCATGATCCACGAGGTCGTGGCGCGGCGGATACAGTACCTGGTCAACGAGGAGCTCTCCCTCCCGGACCTGATGATCATCGACGGCGGCCCCACCCAGCTCACCCGGGCCAGGGAAGCTGCTGCGAATTTCTCCGCCGCCATACGCATCATATCGCTGGCGAAACGGTTCGAGGAGATCTATACCGACCCCGCCGCGGAGCCAGTGAGGCTGCCCCTGACTTCGCCGGCCCTTAAAATGCTGCAGAACATCCGCGACGAGGCGCACCGGTTCGCCATCACCTATCACCGGAAGCTGCGCGACAGGAAGACGACCCGTTCAATGCTGGACGATGCGGACATCGGGACAAAGGCGAAGAAGCTGCTGTTGGAGCATTTTAAATCAATGGAAGACATCCGCGCGGCCACAATGGATGAATTGAAGTCAGTTCCCGGCATCGGCGCAAAGACTGCGGAAAAAATACACCGGTTCTTTCACTGA
- a CDS encoding tetratricopeptide repeat protein has translation MPSLFGKQKEDTNKNQNAKKRSVISRNFIIIISIIYSVLIIMTSVSFHVSMARNDSILKDALVSNNRDLYLGKIDALVERLRTKKATTGDLIKIEMRDYNASAGDILGVIIFTKTEDENYFRIADTLMFHDDLTLEITKSEVVREQKEINYLKLGLLQSAVDPDIYSRNGYSWQNVYYPYEIKNKKSVIQLLVSAARTQATIDAYAASTRSIRIVNIIVTVALVIAVIVLSIIFLQNYSLLISNLSHFMKKAADGDLDVSLHQTGDDELNQLALSFNTLIEELKDKTAMTAQAAEPAAAAEPQPEQPPVQAQSPEPEREQGREPDQGPESDGFGAIFITGVSRLKENRLDEAIAIFLTLTIMKPNGFGSFFNLGVAYAKKREYGRAIAMFEEAARINPAFEVTAQYIEKIKGLQNPDDRN, from the coding sequence ATGCCATCATTGTTCGGTAAACAAAAGGAAGATACGAATAAAAACCAGAATGCAAAAAAACGATCCGTTATTTCCAGGAACTTCATCATTATTATCTCAATAATCTATTCGGTCCTCATAATCATGACATCGGTCAGTTTCCATGTATCAATGGCCAGAAATGACAGCATATTAAAGGACGCCCTGGTCTCCAACAACCGTGACCTGTATCTCGGTAAAATAGACGCCCTTGTGGAACGGCTCAGGACCAAAAAAGCGACCACGGGAGACCTGATTAAAATTGAAATGCGCGATTACAACGCTTCGGCGGGGGACATTCTCGGCGTTATCATCTTCACCAAGACAGAGGACGAGAATTATTTCCGCATCGCCGACACCCTGATGTTCCACGACGATCTGACCCTGGAAATCACCAAATCCGAGGTCGTCAGGGAACAGAAGGAGATCAACTACCTTAAGCTGGGACTGCTCCAGAGCGCGGTGGACCCCGACATCTATTCCCGAAACGGCTATTCCTGGCAGAACGTGTATTATCCCTACGAAATCAAGAACAAGAAATCGGTGATCCAGCTCCTCGTTTCCGCCGCGCGGACCCAGGCCACCATAGACGCCTACGCCGCCTCGACACGGAGCATTCGCATCGTCAACATCATCGTGACCGTCGCGCTGGTCATTGCCGTGATCGTTCTGTCGATCATTTTTCTCCAGAATTATTCCCTCCTCATAAGCAACCTGTCGCATTTCATGAAAAAGGCCGCCGACGGCGACCTTGATGTTTCCCTGCACCAGACCGGTGACGACGAGCTGAACCAGCTCGCCCTCTCGTTCAACACCCTCATCGAGGAATTGAAGGATAAGACGGCCATGACCGCCCAGGCGGCGGAACCCGCGGCCGCGGCGGAACCGCAACCGGAACAGCCCCCGGTCCAGGCGCAGTCGCCCGAGCCGGAGCGTGAACAGGGGCGGGAGCCCGACCAAGGCCCGGAGAGCGACGGGTTCGGCGCCATTTTCATCACCGGCGTATCCAGGCTCAAGGAAAACAGGCTCGACGAGGCCATCGCGATATTCCTCACCCTCACCATCATGAAGCCGAACGGCTTCGGCAGCTTCTTCAACCTCGGGGTGGCCTACGCGAAAAAGAGGGAATACGGCAGGGCCATCGCCATGTTCGAGGAAGCGGCGCGGATAAACCCGGCCTTTGAAGTGACGGCCCAGTACATTGAGAAGATCAAGGGACTGCAGAACCCCGATGACCGGAACTGA
- a CDS encoding MarR family transcriptional regulator, protein MNKPSKKEFSRTYVEEILYHALRSIYLFERAEIEQFNLNYQQMYLLKLLKKNIPFRISDIANDLSIPVFAATRLVSQLEGSNLIEKKRDKKDRRNIYVNITPEGLEQVKKIESHIVDLALSSLSSYSEVESRLILDVVKNLDVILGLRPGAKEAGNFH, encoded by the coding sequence ATGAATAAACCGTCCAAAAAGGAATTTTCCCGCACGTATGTTGAAGAAATCCTGTATCACGCGTTGCGTTCCATCTACCTTTTTGAGCGGGCCGAGATCGAACAGTTTAATCTCAATTACCAGCAGATGTATCTATTGAAGCTTCTGAAAAAGAATATACCCTTTCGCATAAGCGATATAGCTAACGACCTGTCGATCCCGGTGTTTGCGGCAACCCGCCTGGTTAGCCAGCTGGAGGGCAGTAATCTAATCGAGAAGAAAAGGGACAAGAAAGACCGGAGAAACATCTATGTCAATATAACGCCGGAGGGTTTGGAGCAGGTCAAGAAGATCGAGTCGCACATCGTCGATCTTGCGCTCTCCAGCCTGAGCTCCTATTCCGAAGTTGAAAGCAGGCTGATATTGGATGTTGTCAAGAATCTTGATGTCATTCTCGGGCTCAGGCCCGGAGCAAAAGAGGCGGGGAATTTCCATTAG